The Gemmatimonadales bacterium nucleotide sequence CCAATGTATGACCAGCACGACAAGCCGACCCGCGACGCCCTGGTGCTCGAGAGCATCGTGGCCAACGTACGGCTTACCGGACGCGCCAGTCTCGTCGCCGGAATCTCGAATGCCGGGTCCGGCGTGCCCGTGGCCGCTTCGGTGGTGTCCGGAACCATCGGCTCGCTCTCACTGGTCAGTCCGGCCACGACGGAACCGACCCAGGTAACCCTTGGGGTCGGCGGCATGGGCAACCTCATGCTGTCGCTGGTGGCCAATGGCGAGGCGCAGCCAGTTACCAATCTGGTGCCCCTCTCCTCATTTGTGTATGCAACGGAAGAGGCGGACAACCTGCTGGTCTCGCTTCGGCGAATGATCGATGCCACCACGGAGGCCGCTCGGGATGCGGTCAATCGTCAACTCGCTTCGGAGGCAGGCCTGCCCGACCTCAACGTCGAGATCCAGCACCTTCCCGAAGACACCTGGACCTCGGCGCAAGCCGCCACCGGCATCAACCTGGTGGCTCGAAGCCAGGCCGCCAAGTTGCGGGTGCTGGCCAACGCCATTTCGGTCCACCGCCCGGACGGCTCGGAAGTCGCTCGAACGGTTGGAGATGCGCTGTCGATCGCCGAGGACCTGGATCTGTCGTCCGAGCCGGCCGCAACTCAGGTCAGGCGGACGATCACAGCCTTTGCAAGCGGAGCTGGCAGCGCCATCAGACAAGTTGCAGTGGCGCAGGCCCGGGTAACGCTCGCGCCATTCAAGGTGGAGCCCGACGAGGTAACCCTCGAGGGCGACAACCTCCTGGTGGAACTGGAAGCGTCGGTCCCGCTCCCTCCCGCTGACGGCTACCTGATCGAGTGGGTCTGGGGCGACGGCGAAACCACCGAGTATGCCGGCACGACGACAGCTTCGCACCAGTACGACTCGACCGGCTCGTACGACGTCGTTGCGACCCTGATGGCGAGCGCGGATCGACGCAAGCTGGCAGTCGACACGGTTAAGGTGCGCGGCCCGCAACATGTCTGGATAGGTACGGTCACAGCACGAGCCGTATACACCACGCCCGGTCACCTGAAAACGCTCGTCACCGAGGCAACCAACCTTCGCTTCGAGCGCGCCGTGACTGACGAGTCGGGCCAGACGCGATACGACTTGACCGAGGGAACGCTACGAGTGTGGAATGAGGTGCCGTGCGCAAGCTACGTCTCGCCCGTGGTCCAGATTAGCTTGGCCGGCCAGACACGCCCTCAGTGGATCACGATCAGCGAGACGAACCCCGCAGGCGGCACCCAGCCAGGGCCAGGTCAATCACCGCTCTGGTATGCCGCGCACGGATCTGCGACTGGCATGCAGATTCTGAACAAAGTCTGCGCCTCGGACCTCTTCCCGAACCCGGAGGCATACGTGTTCGCGACAGGGGCGATCTGGCTAAACACCTCTAGCCTGACTGGCAGCGATTTCTGGCGAATGTCAACGAATCGCAACGTGCTCGAGGGAAGCTATACACGACTCCAGGATGACGTTACCACGACGTGGACCTGGCGGTTCGAGCGGGCCTCGGCTGACCAGTAACGGCAAAAGCGTGGCTGAACCTGGCAACGGCTACTCCACCTGCTCCAGCCACCGCCTGGCCCGGACCGTTAGTTCCTGATCCTCCCCCCGCTCGGCGCGCAGTGTGGCCACGGCGCGCCTGAGCAGGGCGAGTCCCTCCTCCCGCCGGCCCAGACGAACCAGGCAGTGGCCTACGATCGACTGGCCTGACGCGACCGCCCAGTGCCCCGGCCCCATCGCCGCGACCCGCGCGTCGAGCGAGGCTCGGGACACGGCCAGCCCCTGTCGATGGTCCTCTGGCCGATCCATCTGACAGAGGGCCGCACCGAGCACGTTCTGGAGATAGGCGGTGGTGGGATGACCGCTGGGCAACGCCGCTCGCGCCGACTCGAGCGGCACTCGCAATGTTGCAGCCGCCTGCTCGAACTTGCCCGTTGCCTCGTAGAGCGACGCCAGCGACCCCGCCGCAGTGAGGGTCGACTGGTGAGCAGGGCCAAGCGACTGCGTCATCAGCGCGATGGCGCGATCGAACGTCGTCTCTGCCTGATCGATCCGGCCGAGCTGCCGGAAGGCATTGGCCTGATTGACGAGGAGCGTCGCCAGTCTCGGTGCGCTGGCCCCAACACGCTCGACCAACCGGGTGGCCTCTGCGTACGCCCCTGCCGCCTCCTCGAGCCGACCGGGTTGATTGGCGAGCGCAACTGCGAGGTTGTTATAGACACCGGCCAGGCCGAGGGCCGCCTGCTCACCGTTGGCCTGGTGCAGCGCAACCGCGCGACGCAAGGTCGTCTCCGCGGAGGTATGGTCGCCCAGCTCGATGTCGAGCGCACCAAGCTGATTGAGCGCCCCCGCGAGTTCGGCCCAGGCGTTGTCCTCGCCGGATTCGAATTGTCGCACTGCCTCGGCCGCAAAGGTCCTGGCATCCTGCAGCCGACCGTCCTCGTGAAGGGCAAGTGAGCGGGTAAGGTAGATGGTGCCCGCCCGTGCATTCCCAGCCGCGCCCGATCCCTCGAGAATCGCAACGGCGGCACCGGTCATCCGATCCGCGCGATCGAGCTGGCCCCGCCCGGCGGCCACCTGACCAAGCGCGGACAAGACGTAGGCGCGCGCCGCAGGCTCGCCGCTCAACACCGAGTCCACCTCGGCCTCGGCAAGCCGGATCACATCATCGACGGTTTCCGCCGGCTCCGTATCACGCCACGGGTCGGCCGACCCGAGCACAGTCTTGAGGAACGTCACGGCCGATGCTGCCGTGGCCGCCTCGGCGCGCGCGAGGTCGCGCTGCCGCTCGGCGACACCGGCCTGCCAAAGAGCGGCAGAAAGTCCGCCGATCAGCAGTCCGACAATCGTTGCCGCAACGGCAAGTCCCTTCCAATGACGGCCCGCAAAGCGCGCGGCCCGGTAGGTCACTGTCGCAGGGCGGGCGTCCACGGGGGCACCCTCGGCGTAACGGCGCAGGTCATCGGCAAACGCCTGGACGGATGGATACCGTTCCGCCGGCTCTTTGCGCAGCGCCCGCAGCACGATGGCGTCGAGGTCTGCGGCACGACGGGGCAGCCGGGCTCCCCGGGCAGCCAGCACTGCACTGGGTGGGGCGGGAACCGCCTCCAGCACGATCCGCTCCGCTTCAGCCGCCGACGAGCCAGGCTCGATTCGGTACGGCGTCTCATCCGTCAGGAGGCGATAGAGCAGCACGCCGAGCGAGTAGGTGTCCGTCGTGGTCCCAACCTCGCCGCCGCGAAACTGTTCCGGACTGGCGTAGCCGGGCGTCAGCAGCCGTCCATCGGACTCCGCATCCGGCTCGGTCGCTGCCTGCCGTTCGAGCTCGGCAATACCGAAGTCCAGCAGCTTGGCTGTTCCGTCGGGCGTCACGAGAATGTTGGCAGGTTTGATATCCCGATGCACCACGAGGTTCTGATGGGCAAAGTTGACGGCTGAGCAGATCTGCGTGAACACATCGAGGAGGCGGTCGAGCGACGGCCGTTGCCGTGCGCTCCATACATCGATCATCTCGCCGCGGACATAGTCCATCACCAGATAGGGCAAGTCCTCCGCCGTGGTGCCGCCATCGAGCAGGCGCGCGATGTTCGGGTGCTCGAGCCGAGCCAGCAGGCGTCGTTCCTGGGCGAACCGACGAACCAGCTCGGGACTTCCGAGCCCATGTCGGATCACCTTCAGGGCGGCATGCTGCTCGAAGTCGACACCCACCCGATGCGCCCGATAGACTGTCCCCATGCCGCCGTGATGCAGAACCGCATCGACCTCCCAGCCGCCGACCTGCGTTCCTACCAGCGCCGAGGCCAGCTGAGCTGCCAGGACCCCCGCCACCTCGCCGACCAGCGGTTCTGCCAGAAAGGAAGGATCGGCGCTGTGTGCTTCGAGCAGACTCGCCAGCTCGGCGGCCAGAGCGGGATCACGCGCGCGGACCGAGGCGAGCAGCGCGTGTTGCGCACTGGAGTCGTCCAGTTCGAGCGCCTCCGCGAACAGCGCGGCAAGGGCATCCAGCGCAGCCCCCTGCTCAGGTCCGGACAACTGATCAGACATCGGAGCGCGCCTCGTCGAGATCGTGCCCATTGATCCTGGTGCGCAGCCAGGCGCGGCTGAACGCCCAGTCGCGCTTGACGGTGGGTTCCGACACCTGCAGCACCTCGGCAATCTCCTTGACCTCGAGACCGGCGAAGTAGCGCAGTTCGACGACCCGAGCCCGTCGCGGGTCGCCGGTCCGGAGCGCATCGAGTGCGGCGTCGAGCTGGATCAATCCGTCGGCGCGCTCAACCGACATCGCCTCTTGTTCCAGCGCGGCCTCGAGCGGGAGTTCCCTGCGGCGATCGCGACGCGCCGCAAGTCGACCGCGAGCGTAGTCCAACAGCACGCGGCGAATCACCGTGGCCGCCATGGCAAAGAAATGGGCTCGATTCTTCCAGTCGGTGGAGTCCTGCTTCGCAAGCCGGAGGTACGCCTCGTGAATGACCTCGGTAGCCTGGATGGTTACCGGAACACTCGACCGATGAATCTGACCTCGAACCAGCCGGCGAAGCTCGCCGTAGATGACGGCAAAGAGTTGATCACCAGCAGCGCGATCGCCCTCAGACCAGGCCTGAAGCAGAATCGTCACCTCTCCTGAGTCGGCTGGCAGGCTCATGGCGCAATCGGCTGGTGCGGGAAGAGGGAGGCCGGCGGGAGTGATGCCGAACGGAGGCAAACCGTCTGTCAGGCCAGTATAGTCCGGGCGAAGGGTTGTCGCCAGCGCACTCAGACCAGGACCGATCGTATCGATGACGACAGGCGGACGCCGCGGCCTGCTGCTGCAAGCGTAGGCGACTCGTTGGTTCCGGGAGCGTCGGGACGCGCGTCCGGCCGAACCGGCCCTACGCGTCCCGCCGTCTCCAGGGATCAGCGGTCGAGCGGTGATCCTCCCTCGCGCTTGACGGCTGCGGCAATCTCACCCAGATACTCGACCCCCCGGAACACAACGATCAGCATCTCCATCATGACGCGGGCGTACATCGCCACGAAAAAGAAGACGAGCACCGCCGCCGGGATCCCGATCAGGAGGCCTCCCGCCTTGCCGAAGAAGCCACTCCCCATGCCGAGCGCCGCACCGAGTACGGCCAGGGAAATGCCGCCCGCGACGACCAGCAACAGCGCGTACAGGATCCGCTGGATCTTGGGCGTGATGAAGTGCGAAAACGACAGATCGAACAGCGATGCCGCGATTCCTCGGTCGGTCATAGCGCCTCCAAGCTGGGGAACGAACTGGGGGGGGCGATCGGGGCGGCAGGCGCCGCCCCCTTCCTTAACGCAGAACGGCCCCGAGAACCGGCATCCCGCCCTTTGCGGGAGTCCGTGGCCGGGCGTTGGGTCTCAGACAATAGCGCCAGCTTCACGATCCGACGAGCACCCCATACCTTTCACGGTTCATCGCTCCACCCTGGACCCGAGACCGCGAGACGACCCGATGGTTCGACTGATCGCTGCAGTCCTGACGGCAGCCACTTTGAGCGCAACACCCACCGCTGCGCAGCAACCGCTTTTCGTCGCCCTGTACTGGAAGGCAAAACCGGGCATGGAGGCAGCGTACGAGAAGTACATTCGCGAGGTAGCCGAGCCGATCGATGCCGAGGCTGAACGGGACGGGGCGTTCGACGAACTCCGCACCTACAAGCCCGACACGCCAAACGGCGAGTGGACCCACCTCCGCGTCTTCCGCTTCAAGGACCGCGCCCAGTTCGACAGCTTTTCCGCCAAGATGGACGAGGCGGGTAAACGCGTCTATCCCGATCCCGCCACGCGACCCAAGTCCGAGCACCTTCGCGATCTCGTCAAACGCGAGGTCTGGCACGGGTTCCATTGATTGCGCCATCAAGGCGGGACCAGGCCGAAAACCGACCCCCCTTTACACCTCGATCCCGGACCGTTTCATTTATAAGGATGATCCGTACCCCTTCCTCCCGCACCTCCTCGACGTCGACCCTGTCGGCGGCGATGATGATGTGTTGTCGGCCCCTGCGGGGTCGGAGGATCGGTACGTAGCTACGTCGCTCGTCTAGCTTGACGCACTGGTACCGGCCCCGCCCCGCTTGACGCGGGGCTTTTTTGTTTTCATGAACCTCGAGGATCCGATGACCGCAGTAACCGACACCGCCGCGCCCGCAGATACGCCGCCAGCCTACGGGCTGGGCACTCGGGCCATCCATGTCGGCCAGGAGGCCGCCGACCCCGCCACCAACGCGCGGGCCGTCCCGATCTACGCCACGACGTCGTACGTGTTTGACAACGCCGAGCACGCGGCCGATCTCTTCGGACTCCGCCAGTTCGGCAACATCTACACCCGGATCATGAACCCGACCAACGACGTCTTCGAGCGGCGGATTGCTGCGTTGGAAGGCGGCGTCGCGGCGGTGGCCACGGCCAGCGGACAGTCGGCCCAGACGCTCGCGCTGCTCAACCTCGCCAAAGCGGGCGACTCGATCGTGGCATCCTCGTCGCTCTATGGCGGCACCGTCACCCTGTTCCAGAGCACCTTCCCGCGACTCGGCATCACGGTCAAGCTGGTCGACGGCAGCAACCCGGAAGCATTCCGCGCGGCCATCGACGCCACCACCAAAGCCGTCTACGTCGAGACCATCGGCAACCCCAGGCTCGATGTGCCCGACTTCCGCGCCATCGCAGCTGTTGCACATGAGGCCGGCGTGCCGCTCGTCGTCGACAACACCTTTGCGACTCCCATTCTCGCTCGCCCGATCGAGCATGGCGCCGACATCGTAGTCCACTCAGCCACCAAATGGATCGGCGGCCACGGTACCGCCATCGGTGGCGTGGTGATCGACAGCGGCAAGTTCGACTGGTCGGCATCGCCGCGGTTCAAGGAGTTCTTCGTCGACCCCGACCCGGCCTACCACGGGCTGCAGTTCGCGCCGACGTTCCACGAGATTGCCTTTGCCATCCGGCTCAGGGTGGTGCTCCTTCGCGACATCGGCGCAGCCCTTTCACCGTTCAACGCCTTTCTCTTCCTGCAGGGTCTCGAGACGCTGCACCTGCGCATCGAGCGGCACGTTGCCAACGCGCTGGCGGTGGCGCAGTTCCTCGAGCAGCACCCCCTGGTGACCTGGGTGTCCTACCCTGGCCTGCCCTCGCATCCGAGCCACGCGCTGGCCAAACGGTATCTCGAGGGTGGGTTCGGCGGGGTCCTGACCTTCGGCGTCAAAGGTGGTGAGGCCGCCGCGCGTCGGACCGCATCGGAGACGAAGCTCTTCTCGCTGCTCGCCAACGTGGGCGACGC carries:
- a CDS encoding DUF4282 domain-containing protein, with translation MTDRGIAASLFDLSFSHFITPKIQRILYALLLVVAGGISLAVLGAALGMGSGFFGKAGGLLIGIPAAVLVFFFVAMYARVMMEMLIVVFRGVEYLGEIAAAVKREGGSPLDR
- a CDS encoding PKD domain-containing protein, whose product is PMYDQHDKPTRDALVLESIVANVRLTGRASLVAGISNAGSGVPVAASVVSGTIGSLSLVSPATTEPTQVTLGVGGMGNLMLSLVANGEAQPVTNLVPLSSFVYATEEADNLLVSLRRMIDATTEAARDAVNRQLASEAGLPDLNVEIQHLPEDTWTSAQAATGINLVARSQAAKLRVLANAISVHRPDGSEVARTVGDALSIAEDLDLSSEPAATQVRRTITAFASGAGSAIRQVAVAQARVTLAPFKVEPDEVTLEGDNLLVELEASVPLPPADGYLIEWVWGDGETTEYAGTTTASHQYDSTGSYDVVATLMASADRRKLAVDTVKVRGPQHVWIGTVTARAVYTTPGHLKTLVTEATNLRFERAVTDESGQTRYDLTEGTLRVWNEVPCASYVSPVVQISLAGQTRPQWITISETNPAGGTQPGPGQSPLWYAAHGSATGMQILNKVCASDLFPNPEAYVFATGAIWLNTSSLTGSDFWRMSTNRNVLEGSYTRLQDDVTTTWTWRFERASADQ
- a CDS encoding O-acetylhomoserine aminocarboxypropyltransferase/cysteine synthase, with product MTAVTDTAAPADTPPAYGLGTRAIHVGQEAADPATNARAVPIYATTSYVFDNAEHAADLFGLRQFGNIYTRIMNPTNDVFERRIAALEGGVAAVATASGQSAQTLALLNLAKAGDSIVASSSLYGGTVTLFQSTFPRLGITVKLVDGSNPEAFRAAIDATTKAVYVETIGNPRLDVPDFRAIAAVAHEAGVPLVVDNTFATPILARPIEHGADIVVHSATKWIGGHGTAIGGVVIDSGKFDWSASPRFKEFFVDPDPAYHGLQFAPTFHEIAFAIRLRVVLLRDIGAALSPFNAFLFLQGLETLHLRIERHVANALAVAQFLEQHPLVTWVSYPGLPSHPSHALAKRYLEGGFGGVLTFGVKGGEAAARRTASETKLFSLLANVGDAKSLIIHPWSTTHEQLTAAERQAAGVSADLVRLSVGIEDVADLTADLDRALRIATSA
- a CDS encoding sigma-70 family RNA polymerase sigma factor, translated to MSLPADSGEVTILLQAWSEGDRAAGDQLFAVIYGELRRLVRGQIHRSSVPVTIQATEVIHEAYLRLAKQDSTDWKNRAHFFAMAATVIRRVLLDYARGRLAARRDRRRELPLEAALEQEAMSVERADGLIQLDAALDALRTGDPRRARVVELRYFAGLEVKEIAEVLQVSEPTVKRDWAFSRAWLRTRINGHDLDEARSDV
- a CDS encoding tetratricopeptide repeat protein, which produces MSDQLSGPEQGAALDALAALFAEALELDDSSAQHALLASVRARDPALAAELASLLEAHSADPSFLAEPLVGEVAGVLAAQLASALVGTQVGGWEVDAVLHHGGMGTVYRAHRVGVDFEQHAALKVIRHGLGSPELVRRFAQERRLLARLEHPNIARLLDGGTTAEDLPYLVMDYVRGEMIDVWSARQRPSLDRLLDVFTQICSAVNFAHQNLVVHRDIKPANILVTPDGTAKLLDFGIAELERQAATEPDAESDGRLLTPGYASPEQFRGGEVGTTTDTYSLGVLLYRLLTDETPYRIEPGSSAAEAERIVLEAVPAPPSAVLAARGARLPRRAADLDAIVLRALRKEPAERYPSVQAFADDLRRYAEGAPVDARPATVTYRAARFAGRHWKGLAVAATIVGLLIGGLSAALWQAGVAERQRDLARAEAATAASAVTFLKTVLGSADPWRDTEPAETVDDVIRLAEAEVDSVLSGEPAARAYVLSALGQVAAGRGQLDRADRMTGAAVAILEGSGAAGNARAGTIYLTRSLALHEDGRLQDARTFAAEAVRQFESGEDNAWAELAGALNQLGALDIELGDHTSAETTLRRAVALHQANGEQAALGLAGVYNNLAVALANQPGRLEEAAGAYAEATRLVERVGASAPRLATLLVNQANAFRQLGRIDQAETTFDRAIALMTQSLGPAHQSTLTAAGSLASLYEATGKFEQAAATLRVPLESARAALPSGHPTTAYLQNVLGAALCQMDRPEDHRQGLAVSRASLDARVAAMGPGHWAVASGQSIVGHCLVRLGRREEGLALLRRAVATLRAERGEDQELTVRARRWLEQVE